The genomic segment ACTGGCATAGGAGGCGGGAAACACGACCATCGGCTGATAATTTGGGTCAGCGACTAAATCCAACAATCCCTGAGGCGGTTGCGTGCGAGACCACTGAAACGCGGCGGTATCCGGCAAAATATCGGCAATAAGACGTCCCGTATTGCTGGGCTTCATCGGTTCGGTGTCGAACATCACCAGACAAAAGCGGCTTTCCGCCGTGCTCGGGGTAAGGGTCTCACATAAACACACCTTGAGCGGCAGCAGGCAACGCTGGCAACGGCGGATACGATTGCCCCGGGCAAGAAACGGGCGAGTGGCACGCGCAAGGCGTTCGGCGCGCAATTGAAGAACAGCGTTATCAGTCATAGGCGAAATGCAGGAAAAACCCTATTTTCGCAGAGGCAGGAACGGGGCACAAGATGTACCCCGTGATTGTTACAGTGATTCGTTCAACCAGCTTTCGAAAGGGGCTTTCGGCACCGCACCGTTGAGCATATCGACGACTTCACCCTTTTTAAAAATCATGATCGTCGGAATGCTGCGAATGCGAAAACGGGCGCTAAGTTCGCGTTCGGCTTCGGTATTCACCTTCACGAAACGCATCTGAGCGCTGCGCTCTTCGGCCACATCTTCGAAGATCGGCGCAAAGTTACGGCACGGACCGCACCAGGGGGCCCAGAAATCGACCACTACGGGAAGATCGTCCTTGAGCAGTTTGTCCAGCGTAGCACCTGTAGCGTTAATGACATCGCCATCAAACAGTTCATGACCACAACGTCCGCATTTCGCACCATCTTCAATCCGATCGTCCGGAATGCGATTAAGAGCCTGACAGTTGGCACATACGGTATTCATAACTAACCTCTGATAGAGCCGTGGGACAGCGGCAAATCGCCGATAATGTTTCTTATATGTTACATATTATCAGTAAGCCTGTTTGAAACGACAATGCGTTTTATTCAATGAGAACAATAGTCACAGGCTTTTGTACGAAATTATGGCTATGGGCAGACACATCGGGTAATCTGCGCGCTTCGCGCAGCGCTGGTGGAGAAAAGCATGAACGACGAAATGAAAAACAAAAGCGGCAAGGTCAAAGTGATGTATGTCCGCAGTGATGATGACTCTGATAAACGCACCCAAAATCCGCGTACCGGAAAAGGTGGCGGGCGTCCGGCGTCCTCTCGTGCAGACGGTGGCCGTCGCCCCGCCCGCGATGACAGAAATAACCGCGGCGATGACCGCAAACGTGATGACCGCAAACGCGATGATTTCTCACGTGATTCCTCCCCGTGGCGTACCGTTTCTCGCGCCCCTGGCGACGAGACGCCAGAGAAGGCTGACCACGGCGGTATTAGCGGTAAAAGCTTTATCGATCCTGAGGTCCTGCGTCGCCAGCGTGCTGAAGAGACGCGCGTGTATGGCGAGAACGCGTGTCAGGCCCTGTTCCAGAGCCGTCCTGAGTGTATCGTTCGCGCCTGGTTTATTCAGAGTGTGACGCCACGCTTCAAAGAAGCCCTGCGCTGGATGGCGGCAAACCGCAAAGCCTACCATGTGGTGGATGATGCAGAGCTAACAAAAGCCTCCGGTACCGAACACCACGGTGGCGTCTGCTTCCTGATCAAGAAACGTAACGGCACCACCGTTCAGCAGTGGGTCAGCCAGGCGGATGCCGATGACTGTGTGCTGGCGCTGGAAGATGTGGGCAACCCGCATAATCTGGGGGCAATGATGCGTAGCTGCGCCCACTTTGGCGTGAAGGGTGTACTGTTGCAGGATGCTGCCCTGCTGGAGTCCGGCGCGGCGATCCGTACGGCAGAGGGAGGAGCCGAGCACGTGCAGCCTATTACCGGTGACAGCGTTCTGGAGGCACTCGAGCAGTTCCGTAAAGCGGGCTACTCCATCGTGACCACCTCCAGCCACGCGGGTACGCCGTTATTTAAAGCGACGTTACCACGTAAAATGGTACTGGTGCTGGGTCAGGAGCGTGACGGTCTGTCTGATGCTGCGATGTCCAGTGCGGATCTCAGCGTCTCTATTGATGGCACAGGCAATGTAGAAAGTCTGAACGTTTCCGTTGCAACTGGCGTACTGCTGGCTGAATGGTGGCGTCAGAATAAAGCTTAATCCCCACGCTTTTTGTCTGCCCGGCGTACCGGGCAGACAACCCTCATCCCTCGCTTTCTGCCGGTAACACTGGCATCCAGTCGATTGGTGTCTCGCCACGTTTCTCCAGCCATTCATTCGCCAGAACAAAGTGATTACTGCCAAAGAAACCGCGATGCGCTGACAGCGGAGACGGGTGCGGAGCTTTTAATACGTGATGGCGCTGGCGGTCGATAATCGCTCCTTTCTTCTGCGCGTGCGATCCCCAAAGTAAAAAGACCACCCCTTCACGATGCTCGTTGATCAGGCTAATCACCTTATCGGTAAAGGTTTCCCAGCCGAGACTGGCGTGGGAATGCGCCTGGCCTGCACGTACCGTCAATACAGTGTTCAGCAATAACACGCCCTGGCGCGCCCAGCTTTCCAGATAACCATGCTGCGGGCGCGTAAACCCGGGAAGGGTCCCTTCAAGCTCTTTATACATATTCAGCAGCGAAGGGGGAATAGCAATACCGGGTCGTACCGAAAATGCCAGACCATGGGCCTGACCGGGGCCGTGATAGGGATCCTGACCGAGAA from the unidentified bacterial endosymbiont genome contains:
- the tapT gene encoding tRNA-uridine aminocarboxypropyltransferase; the encoded protein is MTDNAVLQLRAERLARATRPFLARGNRIRRCQRCLLPLKVCLCETLTPSTAESRFCLVMFDTEPMKPSNTGRLIADILPDTAAFQWSRTQPPQGLLDLVADPNYQPMVVFPASYASAPRQVLFSPPSGKPPLFIMLDGTWTEARKMFRKSPYLDALPVISVDLSRVSAYRLREAHADGQYCTAEVAIALLDLAGDTLAASALGSHFSCFRERYLAGKTVHQGNITATEAESV
- the trxC gene encoding thioredoxin TrxC, which gives rise to MNTVCANCQALNRIPDDRIEDGAKCGRCGHELFDGDVINATGATLDKLLKDDLPVVVDFWAPWCGPCRNFAPIFEDVAEERSAQMRFVKVNTEAERELSARFRIRSIPTIMIFKKGEVVDMLNGAVPKAPFESWLNESL
- a CDS encoding tRNA/rRNA methyltransferase, producing MNDEMKNKSGKVKVMYVRSDDDSDKRTQNPRTGKGGGRPASSRADGGRRPARDDRNNRGDDRKRDDRKRDDFSRDSSPWRTVSRAPGDETPEKADHGGISGKSFIDPEVLRRQRAEETRVYGENACQALFQSRPECIVRAWFIQSVTPRFKEALRWMAANRKAYHVVDDAELTKASGTEHHGGVCFLIKKRNGTTVQQWVSQADADDCVLALEDVGNPHNLGAMMRSCAHFGVKGVLLQDAALLESGAAIRTAEGGAEHVQPITGDSVLEALEQFRKAGYSIVTTSSHAGTPLFKATLPRKMVLVLGQERDGLSDAAMSSADLSVSIDGTGNVESLNVSVATGVLLAEWWRQNKA
- the ung gene encoding uracil-DNA glycosylase, translated to MTTPLTWHDVLAEEKQQPYFVNTLTTVAAERQSGQTIYPPQKDVFNAFRYTGLSDVKVVILGQDPYHGPGQAHGLAFSVRPGIAIPPSLLNMYKELEGTLPGFTRPQHGYLESWARQGVLLLNTVLTVRAGQAHSHASLGWETFTDKVISLINEHREGVVFLLWGSHAQKKGAIIDRQRHHVLKAPHPSPLSAHRGFFGSNHFVLANEWLEKRGETPIDWMPVLPAESEG